A stretch of the Ictidomys tridecemlineatus isolate mIctTri1 chromosome 5, mIctTri1.hap1, whole genome shotgun sequence genome encodes the following:
- the LOC144377656 gene encoding uncharacterized protein LOC144377656, translating to MADINQRRCQATGKLLSSAHPGQLGARIPSLPVRCHKPFIGCTVANLKNKSIKARRPPTYPEPKTGFKETGVFSATEAPGTGPHVGAGNSSARATSPLRGSDLPAWPGPPPGPHPRAAKSLVFRERRGSLQGRLGQVPRPSPPALGRRRERAANSPGRSGARGRGGAAALQRSRQTFAGAQRASLGGPAKDARARRGEPGAAGGGGRPRARAAGARGSRRGMGPAASAWRAARPPAGPAALPAPSRLPLASAAARRAGARRAARNCFHCKQKKATHDQAGGGEARGGRRAEGRDGAEGAEGAGERENVGRAAGGLGRWARTHRGGPSRPPAPWPVLGPAPHSATSAVRASARLGCTDSSSASPLDGAGRRGLGDQGQLRPWTAGQVGRAARGLSPPLARAARAGRRCTAGNVSPERSYPIRMPYKARK from the exons ATGGCTGACA TCAATCAGCGGCGTTGCCAGGCAACGGGGAAACTGCTCAGCTCCGCGCACCCAGGGCAATTGGGAGCTCGCATACCTTCACTGCCGGTCAGATGTCATAAACCTTTTATTGGCTGCACCGTGGCGAAccttaaaaacaaatcaataaaagcCCGCCGACCCCCAACTTATCCGGAACCCAAGACGGGTTTCAAGGAGACGGG GGTCTTTTCGGCAACCGAGGCACCGGGAACCGGCCCGCACGTCGGGGCAGGAAACTCTTCGGCCCGGGCAACTTCCCCGCTCCGGGGCTCTGATCTCCCCGCCTGGCCAGGCCCCCCACCCGGCCCTCACCCAAGAGCTGCGAAGTCCCTCGTCTTCCGAGAGCGGCGAGGTAGTCTCCAGGGCCGCCTCGGACAAGTCCCCCGCCCGAGTCCCCCAGCTCTCGGGCGCCGGCGGGAGCGAGCCGCAAACTCACCTGGCCGGAGCGGGGCACGGGGGCGCGGGGGCGCCGCTGCCCTTCAGCGGAGCCGACAAACTTTCGCGGGCGCCCAGCGGGCATCGCTTGGTGGCCCCGCTAAGGACGCGCGGGCGCGGCGCGGCGAGCCcggggcggcgggcggcgggggGCGGCCGCGGGCGCGGGCGGCAGGGGCGCGGGGGTCGCGGCGCGGCATGGGACCTGCGGCGTCCGCCTGGCGCGCCGCGCGTCCTCCCGCCGGCCCCGCCGCTCTCCCCGCCCCGTCCCGCCTCCCGCTCGCCTCCGCCGCGGCGCGTCGGGCCGGGGCGCGCCGAGCGGCGAGAAATTGTTTCCACTGCAAACAAAAAAAGGCGACACATGAccaggcaggaggaggggaagCGCGGGGAGGGAGGAGAGCCGAGGGGAGGGACGGAGCGGAGGGGGCGGAGGGAGCCGGAGAGAGGGAAAACGTGGGCCGGGCCGCCGGCGGCCTGGGGCGCTGGGCGCGGACCCACCGGGGCGGCCCCTCGCGTCCCCCGGCGCCTTGGCCTGTCCTGGGCCCCGCGCCCCACAGCGCCACAAGCGCAGTCCGGGCCTCGGCCCGGCTGGGCTGCACGGACTCATCTTCTGCCTCACCGCTGGACGGAGCAGGTCGGCGTGGGCTCGGCGACCAGGGGCAGCTGCGGCCGTGGACAGCAGGACAGGTGGGGCGGGCGGCGCGtggcctctcccctcccctggctCGGGCCGCACGGGCGGGCCGGCGCTGCACAGCTGGCAACGTGTCGCCGGAACGCTCCTACCCCATCCGCATGCCTTACAAGGCtcgaaagtaa